The DNA sequence GTAGTCGTGGATGTCGTCTTCGGTGTAGTTAGCGGGGATGGCCTCCTTCATCTGGATGATCCAGCGGAGGACTTCCTGGGCGGCGAGGCCGTGGAGGGGGCCGGCGAGACCCTGGAGACCGGCGCTGTAGCTGAGGAAGGGGTCGCTCAGTGCGCTACCAACCAGGTGGGTGGTATGGGCCGAGACGTTGCCGCCTTCGTGGTCACCGTGGAGGGCGAGGTAGAGACGGAGGAGGTCTTGGAAGTTCTCGTTCTCCTTGCCGCCCTTGCCGAGCATGGCGGCGAAGTTGTAGGACCAATCTTGCTCGAGGTCGATCTCGGCGGGAAGAGCACCGCCACCCTTGTAGGAGTTTTGGTAGATCTTGGCCGCGATAGTGGGCAATTTGGCGAGAAGAGAGATGCAGTCGTCAAAGGTAGGCTCCCAGTAATCGGCCTTGTTGAGGCCCTCCTCGTACGCCTTGGCAAACTTGGATGTGTAGTTCAAGGCGGAAACAGCAATGGCAAATTGGGTCATTGGGTGGAGGTCCTTGGGGAAGTTGTCAAGCAACTTGGTGACAAAGTCTGGGAGCTGACCTTGCTCGGCGAGCTCACGCGAGAACTGGCGGGTCTGCTTGACAGAGGGCACTTTGCCAGTAAGCAAAAGCCAGAACATGGCCTCCGGAAGCATCTCGGTGCCGGTCTTGCCCTTGGGCAGCTCCTTTTGGCAGTCCTTGATGGTGCGGCCGTGGAAGCGAATACCCTCGTTGGCATCGAGCACGGAACCCTCCCATACCATGGCCTTGAGGCCGCGCATACCACCAATTGTGTTCTCAACCTTGACCTCGCCAATGACCTTGGAGCCGTGggccttgaccttcttgaacAGCTCGCGCTTGGCAGGGATCACCTCCTTGAGCGTTGTCTTGAGGTCGGGTTCGGCGGTAGAGTATGTTCGTCGTGTAATTGGGGCATATCTAACTGGAGTGGCAGCAAGAGGCTGCAGAAATGTCAGCAAACATGAAGTCTGGAGAGATGAGACGAACAGCTGCGTGCTGCGTGCTGTGCAGTTCATGGTGGAGCAGCATTTGACTTACACGCAGAGCGCCCAATGCGCGGGGAGCCTTTCTAAAGTTCAAAGCCATGTCTGATGGTATCCAAAGTCGAGTATGGATGATCTGAAAA is a window from the Podospora pseudocomata strain CBS 415.72m chromosome 6, whole genome shotgun sequence genome containing:
- the CIT3 gene encoding citrate synthase (COG:H; EggNog:ENOG503NU5Z), whose protein sequence is MALNFRKAPRALGALRPLAATPVRYAPITRRTYSTAEPDLKTTLKEVIPAKRELFKKVKAHGSKVIGEVKVENTIGGMRGLKAMVWEGSVLDANEGIRFHGRTIKDCQKELPKGKTGTEMLPEAMFWLLLTGKVPSVKQTRQFSRELAEQGQLPDFVTKLLDNFPKDLHPMTQFAIAVSALNYTSKFAKAYEEGLNKADYWEPTFDDCISLLAKLPTIAAKIYQNSYKGGGALPAEIDLEQDWSYNFAAMLGKGGKENENFQDLLRLYLALHGDHEGGNVSAHTTHLVGSALSDPFLSYSAGLQGLAGPLHGLAAQEVLRWIIQMKEAIPANYTEDDIHDYLWSTLNSGRVVPGYGHAVLRKPDPRFEALMDYAAARPEIAADPVFQLVEKNSRIAPEVLKKHGKTKNPYPNVDSSSGVLFHHYGFHETLYYTATFGVSRGLGPLAQLIWDRALGLPIERPKSINLEGLLKQVEGQ